In Citrus sinensis cultivar Valencia sweet orange chromosome 2, DVS_A1.0, whole genome shotgun sequence, a single genomic region encodes these proteins:
- the LOC102613917 gene encoding putative receptor-like protein kinase At3g47110, which produces MHSSPFPLMHLATLAVLLHIIKWLSLGVDSASLSIVTDREALISFKSQISLESSSSSPLSSWNISQSSSPCSWPGVTCNNFGQRVIGLNLSGFGIEGTISPHIGNLSLLRSLQLQNNKLSGTLPSEIGNLFRLRVLNISSNSLRGVIPLNISKLTELKILDLTANKITGRVPDEPLRNLRSLQVLNLGKNLLWGSIPPSIANLSSLNTLNLGTNNLTGSIPSDLSRLQNLKFLDLTINNLIGTVPSTIYNMTSLVYLGLASNQLWGEIPYDVGDKLPNLLGFNFCFNKFTGKIPGSLHNLTNIQIIRMAHNLLEGTVPPGLGNLPFLKMYNIGFNKIVGSGDEGLSFITSLTNSTRLNFLAFDGNQFEGEIPESIGNLSNVLSKLYMGGNRFYGKIPTSIGRLRSLTLLNLSYNSISGEILTEIGQLQELQSLDLAGNQISGSIPNTLGNLKKLNQIDLSGNELASEIPTSFGNFQNLLSIDLSNNKLNGNIPKEILSLSSLTTIVNLSKNFLDGTLPEEIGMLGNVVTIDLSANGLSGNLPNSFKNCKSLEKLLMANNKFSGPIPNILAELKGLEVLDLSSNKLSGSIPSDLQNLRALRSLNLTFNNLEGVVPREGIFRHTSMVHLEGNPKLCLHLGCENSSSHGRRRIIIYVIVAIIAIIAGCFLIFWLIIVRKGKAKPIGVSTLFKHSPQMISYDELRRATGNFSHENLIGSGSFGSVYKGYLREGISVAVKVLDIESTGTWKSFFAECEALRNTRHRNLVKLITSCSSLDFKNMQFLALVYEFLGNGSLGDWIHGERKNEHGNGLNFLERLNIAIDIASALDYLHNDCEVPIVHCDLKPGNILLDEDMTAKVGDFGLARSLLERIGNQSSISSTHVLKGSIGYIPPEYGLGEKPSTAGDVYSFGVMLLEIFTGMSPTHESFAGEVSLVKWVESNFPKNALQVLDRELRQLMMSSESQTIQLHDCLITIIESVGLSCTTESPGGRIDIREALRRLKNAQKILLKRRQPNEKTMN; this is translated from the exons ATGCATTCCTCACCTTTCCCTTTAATGCATCTTGCCACTTTGGCTGTTCTCCTACACATAATAAAATGGCTATCACTTGGTGTAGATTCAGCTTCTCTGAGCATTGTTACGGACAGAGAGGCCTTGATCTCATTCAAGTCTCAAATAAGCCTGGAGAGTAGTTCTAGTAGCCCTCTGTCTTCTTGGAATATTAGTCAAAGCTCTTCTCCTTGCTCATGGCCGGGAGTTACCTGCAACAATTTCGGCCAAAGAGTGATTGGCCTCAATCTCTCCGGCTTCGGAATTGAGGGGACTATAAGCCCTCATATTGGCAACCTCTCACTCCTACGTTCACTTCAACTCCAAAACAACAAGCTTTCAGGGACTCTTCCAAGCGAAATTGGTAATCTTTTTCGCTTGAGAGTTTTGAACATCAGCTCCAACAGCTTACGAGGTGTAATACCTCTAAACATAAGCAAGTTAACTGAGCTCAAGATCCTTGACTTGACGGCAAATAAGATTACAGGCAGAGTTCCTGATGAACCACTCCGTAATCTTAGAAGTCTGCAAGTCCTGAACTTGGGGAAAAATCTTCTCTGGGGCTCAATTCCACCATCCATTGCAAATCTGTCATCACTCAACACCTTAAACTTAGGCACAAATAACCTCACTGGCAGCATACCAAGTGATCTGAGCCGTCTTCAAAACTTGAAATTCCTTGATCTCACCATCAACAATCTCATTGGCACTGTTCCTTCTACCATTTACAACATGACTTCTCTTGTTTATTTGGGTTTAGCTTCAAATCAACTCTGGGGAGAGATTCCCTATGATGTTGGGGATAAGCTCCCAAATCTTCTGGGCTTCAATTTCTGCTTCAACAAATTTACAGGAAAAATTCCAGGGTCTTTGCACAACCTCACCAATATACAAATTATCCGGATGGCGCACAACCTTCTGGAGGGAACTGTGCCGCCAGGTTTGGGGAATCTCCCTTTCCTAAAGATGTATAATATTGGTTTCAATAAGATTGTTGGCTCAGGAGATGAGGGTCTTTCATTCATCACTTCTTTAACGAACAGCACCCGTCTCAACTTCCTTGCCTTCGATGGCAACCAGTTTGAAGGCGAAATTCCAGAATCCATCGGCAATCTTTCCAACGTGCTCTCAAAACTGTACATGGGAGGCAATCGTTTTTATGGGAAAATACCTACCTCGATTGGCCGTCTCAGGAGCTTGACTCTGCTGAATTTGAGCTACAATTCGATTTCTGGCGAAATCCTAACGGAAATAGGCCAATTACAAGAACTGCAGTCACTGGATTTGGCTGGAAATCAAATCTCTGGTAGCATTCCGAATACCCTTGGTAATCTCAAGAAGTTGAACCAGATCGATTTATCAGGAAATGAATTGGCCAGTGAAATACCAACTTCATTTGGAAACTTTCAGAATCTACTTTCTATTGATCTGTCCAACAACAAGCTCAACGGAAACATCCCTAAAGAGATTCTAAGCCTATCTAGTTTGACCACCATTGTGAATCTGTCTAAGAATTTCCTTGACGGAACTTTGCCCGAAGAAATTGGCATGCTAGGAAATGTCGTTACCATCGACCTATCAGCCAATGGCCTGTCCGGTAATCTGCCAAACTCCTTCAAAAACTGCAAGAGCTTGGAGAAACTATTGATGGCTAACAATAAATTCTCGGGGCCTATTCCAAATATTTTGGCGGAGTTGAAGGGCTTGGAAGTTCTAGACCTCTCCTCCAACAAACTTTCTGGCTCCATTCCTTCTGATCTCCAAAATTTACGAGCCCTTCGTTCTTTGAATCTCACATTCAATAATCTAGAAGGAGTAGTTCCCCGTGAAGGAATTTTCAGACATACGTCCATGGTCCATTTGGAAGGCAATCCAAAGCTTTGCTTGCATTTGGGATGTGAGAACTCTTCTAGTCATGGAAGAAGGCGAATCATTATATATGTTATAGTTGCCATTATTGCTATCATAGCAGGttgtttcctaattttttGGCTGATTATTGTGAGGAAAGGCAAAGCGAAGCCCATTGGAGTTTCTACATTATTCAAACATAGCCCTCAAATGATTTCATATGATGAGCTGCGTCGAGCCACAGGGAATTTTAGCCATGAAAATTTGATTGGAAGTGGGAGCTTTGGGTCAGTGTACAAAGGATATCTCAGAGAAGGCATTAGTGTCGCAGTTAAGGTTCTTGACATCGAAAGTACTGGAACTTGGAAGAGTTTTTTTGCCGAATGTGAAGCTTTGAGAAACACCAGGCATCGTAATCTTGTCAAACTGATAACATCATGCTCTAGCTTGGACTTCAAGAATATGCAGTTTCTTGCTCTGGTATATGAATTCCTAGGTAATGGAAGCTTGGGAGATTGGATTCATGGCGAGAGAAAGAATGAACATGGTAATGGACTTAATTTTCTGGAGAGATTAAATATAGCCATTGATATCGCCTCTGCACTGGACTACCTTCACAATGACTGTGAAGTTCCAATAGTACACTGTGATTTGAAGCCAGGCAACATTCTTTTGGACGAAGATATGACAGCAAAGGTGGGAGATTTTGGGCTGGCCAGGTCTCTACTAGAGAGAATAGGCAATCAATCTTCTATTAGCTCCACACACGTTTTAAAGGGTTCAATTGGTTACATACCTCCAG AATATGGTTTAGGTGAAAAGCCATCAACAGCTGGAGATGTATACAGCTTCGGAGTGATGTTACTCGAAATTTTTACCGGAATGAGTCCAACCCATGAGAGTTTTGCTGGAGAAGTTAGTCTTGTTAAATGGGTGGAATCAAATTTCCCAAAGAATGCGCTGCAAGTGTTAGATCGGGAGCTGCGACAGCTGATGATGAGCAGTGAAAGCCAAACCATACAATTACATGATTGTTTGATCACAATCATTGAATCTGTTGGGCTGTCCTGCACCACTGAATCTCCCGGTGGTCGCATTGACATCAGAGAAGCTCTCCGCAGGCTCAAAAATGCTCAAAAGATCCTTCTTAAGCGGCGGCAGCCTAATGAAAAAACCATGAattaa
- the LOC102612725 gene encoding uncharacterized protein LOC102612725 encodes MASARAFTLSRITTSTNTNTDASFNPLHLHRAPFSRNHHHHHDVIRWPTRRGLLSASYSATVSCLSSGGGVSNDDFVSTRKSNFDRGFRVIANMLKRIEPLDNSVISKGISESAKDSMKQTISSMLGLLPSDQFSITVRLSKQPLHSLLVSSIITGYTLWNAEYRISLMRNFDISVDGLKRLNFSVEGEVLDKHCEESENEGGEISVEDLEISPQVLGDLSHDALNYIQKLQSDLSNVKEELNSMKHKNMLMESDKTCRNSLLEYLRFLDPDMVKELSQPSSIEVEEIIHQLVQNILHRFFKDDASNNFKGHSIFTKAENLEEVNNENCHSIDTSRDYLAKLLFWCMLLGHHLRGLENRLHLTCAVGLL; translated from the exons ATGGCGTCAGCTCGAGCTTTCACTCTCTCTCGCATCACCACCAGCACCAATACCAACACCGACGCGTCATTCAATCCTCTCCACCTCCATCGCGCGCCGTTTTCCCgcaaccaccaccaccaccacgaCGTCATCCGCTGGCCGACGAGACGGGGCCTTCTCTCCGCCTCATATTCCGCAACCGTCAGTTGCCTCAGCAGCGGCGGCGGAGTCTCCAACGACGACTTCGTTTCGACGCGGAAGTCAAACTTTGACCGTGGATTTCGGGTGATTGCGAATATGCTCAAGAGAATCGAGCCGCTGGACAATTCTGTTATTTCCAAGGGAATTTCTGAGTCCGCTAAGGATTCCATGAAGCAGACCATTTCTAGTATGCTGGGTCTGCTCCCATCCGATCAATTCTCCATCACCGTTAGGCTTTCCAAACAACCTCTGCATTCTCTTCTCGTCTCTTCGATCATCACAGG GTATACGTTGTGGAATGCCGAATACAGGATTTCGTTGATGAGGAATTTTGATATATCTGTGGATGGTTTAAAAAGGTTGAACTTTTCTGTAGAAGGTGAGGTTTTGGACAAGCATTGCGAAGAGAGTGAGAATGAGGGTGGTGAGATTAGTGTTGAAGATTTGGAGATTAGTCCTCAAGTTCTTGGGGATTTGTCTCATGATGCTTTGAACTATATACAGAAGTTGCAATCAGATTTATCCAACGTAAAAGAG GAATTGAATTCCATGAAGCACAAAAATATGCTAATGGAAAGTGATAAGACATGCAGGAACAGTTTGTTGGAGTATCTCCGATTCTTGGATCCTGATATG GTGAAAGAATTATCCCAACCGTCATCAATAGAGGTGGAAGAAATTATTCACCAACTAGTTCAGAACATCTTGCATAGATTCTTCAAAGATGATGCatccaataattttaaaggaCACTCTATCTTTACAAAGGCTGAGAATCTTGAAGAAGTTAACAATGAAAATTGTCACAGCATTGACACATCTCGGGATTACCTTGCAAAGCTGCTTTTCTG GTGTATGTTATTGGGTCATCATTTGAGAGGACTGGAGAATAGACTGCATCTAACCTGTGCTGTTGGATTGTTGTAA
- the LOC102613333 gene encoding protein transport protein SEC13 homolog B-like, producing the protein MPAQKIETGHEDTVHDVAMDFYGKRLATASSDSSIKIIGLSNSASQHLATLKGHRGPVWQVAWAHPKFGSILASCSYDGQVIIWKEGNQNDWTQAHTFNDHKSSVNSIAWAPHELGLSLACGSSDGNISVFTATADGGWDTTRIDQAHPVGVTSVSWAPAMAPGALVGLGLLDPVQKLASCGCDNTVKVWKMYNGIWKMDCFPALQMHSDWVRSVAWAPNLGLPKSTIASASQDGTVVIWTCAKEGEQWEGRVLKDFKTPVWSVSWSLTGNLLAVADANNVTLWKEAVDGEWQQVSVVEPQT; encoded by the coding sequence ATGCCTgcacaaaaaattgaaactggTCATGAAGACACTGTCCATGATGTAGCCATGGATTTCTATGGAAAACGTTTAGCCACAGCTTCGTCTGACTCCAGCATTAAGATAATTGGTTTAAGCAACTCTGCTTCCCAGCACCTTGCTACATTGAAAGGCCATAGAGGTCCTGTTTGGCAAGTTGCATGGGCACACCCCAAGTTTGGGTCAATCCTTGCTTCCTGTTCCTATGATGGCCAAGTTATTATCTGGAAGGAAGGTAATCAAAATGATTGGACACAGGCTCATACTTTTAATGATCATAAATCATCTGTCAACTCCATTGCGTGGGCACCTCATGAACTTGGTCTCTCCTTGGCTTGTGGATCTTCTGATGGGAACATCTCAGTCTTTACTGCTACAGCTGATGGTGGCTGGGATACTACCAGGATAGACCAGGCCCATCCAGTCGGAGTAACATCTGTTTCATGGGCCCCGGCAATGGCTCCTGGTGCTTTAGTTGGATTGGGCTTACTGGATCCTGTTCAGAAATTGGCTTCTTGTGGTTGTGATAATACTGTAAAGGTGTGGAAGATGTATAATGGGATTTGGAAGATGGATTGCTTCCCTGCCCTTCAGATGCACAGTGATTGGGTGCGGAGCGTGGCATGGGCACCCAACTTGGGTCTTCCAAAATCCACAATTGCAAGTGCATCACAGGATGGGACAGTTGTTATTTGGACCTGTGCCAAGGAAGGGGAGCAATGGGAGGGTCGAGTTTTGAAGGATTTTAAGACACCAGTTTGGAGTGTTTCGTGGTCACTGACTGGAAATTTGTTGGCTGTGGCTGATGCAAATAATGTGACATTGTGGAAGGAAGCTGTTGATGGTGAGTGGCAACAAGTGAGTGTAGTCGAGCCACAGACATAA
- the LOC102613036 gene encoding E2F transcription factor-like E2FF — MSSSSSSAFGFREAEPDGKQFYSRKEKSLGLLCSKFLKLYNRDGVESIGLDDAASRLGVERRRIYDVVNILESIGVVARQAKNLYSWQGFDAIPEALEVLKEEGLRENFNINGCTNSGNVLNDNENEGSTCTVTDGQDSSSSKIESKREKSLWLLTQNFVKLFLCSDVDMITLDSAAMALLGDSNNSTAMRTKIRRLYDIANVFSSMNLIEKTHHPESRKPAFRWLGWKGKPCNRSAGFLDLNEPKKRVFGTDITNLRLKKNKVDSLTEKKSNPKLNVPKYFKHCNEESNPDESRLEQHSKHKSKGFVYGPFTPASISGIHDSRSKNTKQVLDFASLASTFRPKYHNEAVNGLFGHYVEAWKSWYAEVGDKEQKT, encoded by the exons atgtcgtcttcttcttcttcggcGTTTGGTTTCCGAGAAGCCGAACCCGATGGGAAGCAATTCTACAGTCGCAAAGAGAAATCTCTCGGTCTCTTGTGCTCCAA GTTCTTGAAGTTATATAATCGAGATGGCGTCGAATCGATTGGACTCGATGATGCCGCAAGCCGATTAg gagTTGAGCGCCGCCGCATATATGATGTAGTCAATATACTGGAAAGCATAGGA GTTGTAGCAAGACAAGCAAAGAACCTATACTCGTGGCAGGGTTTTGATGCGATTCCTGAGGCCTTGGAAGTGCTCAAG GAAGAGGGTTTGAGAGAGAATTTCAATATCAACGGTTGCACCAATTCAGGGAAT GTGTTGAATGACAATGAAAATGAAGGTTCAACCTGTACAGTTACTGATGGACAGGATAGTTCTTCATCAAAAATAG AGAGCAAAAGAGAAAAGTCCCTATGGCTTCTAACACAGAATTTTGTGAAGCTTTTCCTTTGTTCAGAT GTGGATATGATTACACTTGACAGTGCTGCAATGGCCTTGCTTGGTGACTCCAACAACTCCACTGCTATGAGAA CAAAAATTCGACGATTATATGATATTGCCAATGTTTTTTCTTccatgaatttgattgagaag ACCCATCATCCAGAGAGCAGAAAACCAGCTTTCAGGTGGTTGGGATGGAAAGGAAAGCCCTGCAACAGATCTGCCGGGTTTTTGGATCTGAATGAGCCTAAGAAGAGGGTGTTTGGGACTGACATTACAAACTTacgtttaaagaaaaataaggtgGATTCATTAACTGAGAAGAAGTCGAATCCAAAGTTAAATGTGCCAAAGTATTTTAAACACTGTAATGAAGAAAGTAACCCTGATGAGAGCAGATTGGAGCAGCATtcaaaacataaatcaaaagGTTTTGTATATGGCCCATTTACTCCAGCCAGTATTTCTGGCATACATGATTCTAGAAGCAAGAATACGAAACAGGTTCTGGATTTTGCGAGCCTGGCTTCTACTTTCCGTCCTAAGTATCACAATGAAG CTGTAAATGGCCTTTTTGGTCATTATGTGGAGGCATGGAAGTCTTGGTATGCCGAAGTTGGGGATAAAGAACAGAAAACCTGA